Within Vicia villosa cultivar HV-30 ecotype Madison, WI linkage group LG1, Vvil1.0, whole genome shotgun sequence, the genomic segment AACTACAGTTTCCTAAAGAGAAAGTGAGAAATGTCAACTAAAAGTAGAAGCTTTATGCAACCAGCAATACCTAAGTTTGATGGTCATTATGATCATTGAGATATGCTCATGGAGAATTTACTTAGGTCAAAATAATATTGGCACTTGGTGGATGTCGGCATTCCTACAATAGCTGATGGAGTTCAATCAACAGAGGCACAAAGGAAGTCAATTGAAGAACAGAAAATAAAAGATCTGAAGGTGAAAAATTATCTCTTCCAGTCCATTGAAAGAAACATCATGGAGATTATTCTTGACAAAGGGAGTTCATAGAGCATTTGGGACTCAATGAAACAGAAGTACCAGGGGACGAGCAGTGTGAAGAGAGCATAATTGCAAGCATTGAGGAAGGAATTTGAAGTCCTTCAAATGAAAGAAGGAGAAAAAGTGGACGAGTACTTTGCTCGGATGCTTACAATTGTAAACAAGATGAAGATTTATGGTGAGAATATGACACAAATTATGATTGTAGAAAAGTTCTTGAGATCAATGACCTCAAGATTTGACTATGTTGTGTGTTCAATATAGGAGTCAAATAACTTGGTTGAGTTGACAATAGATGAACTTCAAAGCAGCCTTTTGgttcatgaacaaagaatgaatCTTCATATAGGAGACACTAGAGATGAGAAAGCATTGAAGGTTTCACATGAAGAGCAACATGGAGGAAGAGGTACAGGTAGAGATTTTAGTTGGGGTAGAGGCAAAGGCCAAGGTAGAGGAAGACAGTTACCAAACAAAGCCACAATGGAATGTTTTAAATGTCATAAACTAGGGCCTTTCCAATATGAATACCCAAGATGGAAGGAAAGTGCAAATTATGCTAAAATTGATAAAGAAAAGATGTTGCTTATGTCTTTTGTTGAAGCTAACAATTCAAAACAAAAAGATGCGTGGTTTCTCGACTCCGGTTGTAGCAATTACATGTGTGGAAACAAGCAgtggttttattttattaatgaatATTTCAAACACTCAGTAAAGCTTGGCAATGATTCCAAAATGGAAGTAATGAGAAAGGGAACATTCGACTTGAGATCAATGGGTAGTTCAAGTAGTCACTGATGTCTACTATGTTCCAGACTTGGAAAATAACCTCCTGAGTGTAGGCCAACTTCAAGAAAGGGGACTAACTTTACTTATACAAAATGGGACATGCAAGTTGGACCATCCAAAAAGAGGTTTGGTCATGCAAACAAAAATGACGGCAAATCGAATGTTTGTGCTATTGGCTAGTGTGGTGATTCAAGAGACATCAATAGTCCTATAATTAGCTACTAAAGATAGCTCACAGTTGTGGCATCGTAGATTTGGACACTTGAGTTACAAAGGCCTGAGGACTTTGCAATATAAACAGATGGTGAAGGGTCTTCCACTTGTTAAAGCTTCAAATAAAAGTTGCACTGAATGCTTTGTAGGCAAGCAACATAGAGATGCCATTCCAAAGAAGAGTCAATGGAGAGCTTCACACAAATTGCAGCTTGTACATTCCATTCCGATATTTGCGGTCCAATTACT encodes:
- the LOC131646358 gene encoding uncharacterized protein LOC131646358 produces the protein MVNYEDFAGLNCCSIKVTVICGSVMMNFEAAVDVVVERRFEDDFLNCEMLVCGRRLKESNNLVELTIDELQSSLLVHEQRMNLHIGDTRDEKALKVSHEEQHGGRGTGRDFSWGRGKGQGRGRQLPNKATMECFKCHKLGPFQYEYPRWKESANYAKIDKEKMLLMSFVEANNSKQKDAWFLDSGCSNYMCGNKQWFYFINEYFKHSVKLGNDSKMEVMRKGTFDLRSMGSSSSH